Part of the Arachis hypogaea cultivar Tifrunner chromosome 6, arahy.Tifrunner.gnm2.J5K5, whole genome shotgun sequence genome, GCATAAATTGCTCTGGTTTGCCTCCACATAAATTAATACTTAAGGTTGGTGTTCTGGTGATGTTACTGAGAAATATTGACCAATCCAATGGTCAGGCTACAAGTTAGGAAGCTTGAAAATCATGTCATAGAATGTGAAGTCTTAACAGGTAACAATGTTGGTCATATTGCTTTGATTCCAAGAATGAATATGGTACCAACAAATGAAACCATCCCAGTTAGATTCCAACGAAGACAGTTTCCTATAATAGTATCGTTTGTGATGACAATTAATAAGTCTCAGGGACAAATTTTATCTCATGCTGGATTGTACTTGCCCAAACCAGTTTTTACACATGGCCAACTATATGTGACactttcaagagttaagagtaagagaggtttaaaaattttacttatgAATTACGTAAGAATGTCTGCAAATTTAACCATCAATATTGTTTATAGAAAAATCTctgaaaaaataatattctaatataaatattttaattttattctaaattctGTATCAATAGATAATTAATTtaccttaaaaaatataaaataattattactcacttttttaagttaaactttgattttaataattattttgtatttttgttttaaatatcaaaacatatatatatatatatatatatatatatatatatatatatatatattacttttataaattttttcgtgCTAAATACAGGCTCATACACTGGTATCtgcaaaaaagaataaattttattcTCAAATCACTAAATATTGAACTAGCGTGATTTACTAAAAATCGATAAAATAATACCGCACgaacaaaatagaaaagagaTAATCGTGGAATGAGGTCTAATGCTAGCTTGCATATTGCGACATACATTATGGATTTTTGACAGTTTAAGTTAAAGGAGGATGTTTTATAAGGACGTTTGTTTGTAAGGATATTTATGTGCTGTATTATTATTGagcatattaataaattaattattttttaattttttaataaattagaataaaatcgatttttttataacaataacaataaatctcGTTGTTATTAGATCCGGTCGAATTGATCAATTTACATAACTTATtggattatgatttttttattttttttttaaaataaaaatcagggatatatttattcttttatcaaaaaattttaacataattcGGTTTAAATTATGTAAATTGATCGAATCAAATTgggtttaataattataatatgatcaattgaatttattattgttgctataataaatcgatttgttctgatttattaaaaaataaattattaatcggTTTAATAAAGATATCcaataatattataacacatgtaaatgtttttaaaattaaaaaacatttttggtgtttttatagaagtggtctccaaaattaaaaacaatacatCACATTTCTGTAAAGAATCAATTAGCTCTCCATCTGTGCCTCTATTCAAGTGTCACTTAGTCTATATCAGcataaatgatatttaatttgccACACTAGTTTTCTTTTCCTGTGGTTAATTCATTCATAAATTATCCTCCAAAATAATCCTATATAATTAGCATAATTCAAGTTCACGACATTAAACTAGATTTTAAATATAGTTATCATgataaaatatttcatttttaaaacttttatattCTTTTGTAGAGTGCACAATAACTAAGTAAAACTAAAACTTAAATTGATTTAACTTCATCTTATTATTTTaccgtttatatatatatatggtaaatTCTAGCCTACTCTTTCTATAATAACATGTAATTTACCATCTGTGacatgttattttttaattggtTGCTATGTTAACTATGGTTAAATtattagtaattaaattataGTCCAAAGTGGGTGATTATGTAATTAAATACCTCCAAATTTAATTTCAATGCCATCCAGAAATCCCATATCATCATTACCATcactatcattatcatcatcatcatcgttattttcatcttctttttcgtCTTCCCCTTCTACACTATCATCATAAAAAGCCATCATAATCGATTTCACGTtcttaaattttaagattttctgAATTTCGCAAATGTAAACTTAGTCTCACCTGGACTAGGTTCACAAAACAAAAGCAGTTTTTATAACTAAACACAAAGAACACAAAACACAGAACACGACCTTACTTGAACAGGATCTGTTCTATAGACTCGTACATCTGTATCCTTGAGTTCTAAGAAGACAGGAACCAAAGTCTGGCCGATGAACTATGACCGTGAGGTCAGAGTGTGATTAATTGTTCCAAAGCGCATGCCATCTGAACGGTGGAGGATCGTTCGCGCTACAACCTTGTGGTCGAGATGGTCTCACGGTGTTCTGACAGACTCAAATCTTTTTTCCCTAGCCAGTTAATTAGTTATTTTCTCTAAATACTTATTTCCTGGTTCATCAAAATATGGAACACCCGATAAGTtgatttcttctttcaatttcagagagaaatgggaccggGGTAAATTGAATTTCtacacaataataaaaatataactttattttttaatgtttatagaaattatatatttatccctcttataaaaatatttaattacaaaattacccTACTTTAGTTAACATATTAACTCTTATTGAGTTAAATTAATTCAAACTAAAACTAAGCATCCAATTAAAGTATGTCACGTTATGAGGGGTAATTTACATGTTGAAATAGAAGGGGTCAGGTAGAACtcacctctatatatatatatatatatatatatatatatatatatatatatatatatatatatatatatatatatatatatatatatatatctttcttTGTCCTACCTTTTCTCCTTCACCTAAAATCCCAAGCTAattcctataaaaaaaatatttcaaagtcaaacaaaaatgttttaattaataataacttaTACTAATTACACAATCCCAGTCCTACTCCAACACCATaaacgaaaagaaaatatggGCAACCAATATTTATAGTGTACGAAAGTGGATAATTGAATCATCGTAGttcaaatgtaaaataaaaataaaaaatgtaatctgtttttttcttttggcTACACATTGAGATTCGCTTACATCTAAGTTATATATGAGTTGACAATACTTGGAAGACATGGCCGATTTCCAAAGCTACCTTCAACTCTTCCTGATTTTTGCAGTGTCCACCATCTTCCTTCAATCCATAATAcaagtaagaagaagaagaaaacaaaaccaGATTATTCACCTTCCACCGACTCCACCATCCCTACCCATAATTGGACACCTTCATCTTCTGTCTCCACCATCCCTATATATATGAACTTGGTAGGACATACTAGTGACAGGGACGGACACAACCGCTCTGACAATGGAATGGGCAATGGCAGAGTTAATCAACAACCCACGTGTCATGGAGAAAGCACGTCAAGAGCTTGATGCAGTGATGCTTGGAAAGAACAGAATAGTTGATGAATCAGATATTGTCAACCTTCCTTACATTCAGGCCATTGTGAGAGAAACTTCTAGAAGGGTGGTAGTTGATGGTTATGACATTCCGGCAAAAACTCGCTTGTTTGTTAATGCATGGTCCATTGGAATTAAGGGACCCAAACCACTGGGAGAATCCCCTTGACTTCAGGCCTGAGAGGTTCATTGATGAAGATGGGGAATATTGTGAGCCATTTGGATTTGGGAGTGGAAGAAAAATGGGCCCTGGAATCTCTCTTGCCTTGCCGCTTCTCCATGCGACCCTAGCTGCTATGGCTCAGTGCTTTGAATTGAAGCTTGATGGGATCCTTGACATGGAAGAGAAGCCCGGGCTTGTTGTTCCTAGAGCTCACTCTGTGACTTGTGTCCCTCTTCCTAGGATTCATCCATTTCCTTCTATATGacccatttttttatttaatattctacATCTTGTAGAAGTTATCAGTTgttaattaatgtaaattaaaaCCGTGTGAAGATATGTCCTATATATTAGATCAACTTTTTTGGTGTACCTATATTAGATCGATTTATGTATAAACTATGTGCATTTTGgcaatgtatatattattattatatctatAATAAATGGCCCATGATAAATTTGTaatatttcaaatatatatatatatatatatatatatatatatatatatatatatatatatatcttaaagtATTATCTTTCTTTCATAGATAAGTAGGTTTTACAAGTTagaatctataaaaaaaaattttgtatgaacagcaatattataaaattagtacaatttatttttttcccgcatttaataattaatgtatttttataagttaatgttaaaaaaatttaaatacactAATAAAATGTGTACTAATTAAAATTATtggtcaatataaaaaaaatactagccTTTGAACTTTTTTCTTTATATGAATTTTACACTACAAAAAACTTTTTTGTTCTTGTCCTAAATTCCAGCCTTACAAACAAAAGTAATCGCCATAATGTTGACTAACTTATACATGAGACGAAAAAGTAATGATGAATAGCAAAAAGCagtttgaaaaatgaaaacaaagtggCTTTGTTTTTGAAGACCCAAGCAGGCGTACCTGGGGTCATTTGTGAACTGTTAAGTCGTCTAAGCCTTTAATTTATGGTTTACCAAACATGTGAGATTTATACGGTGACTGCTGCATGATGAAGATGATGTTTTCAGGTGAACATGTGTTTAAGTAGATTTCAAATTGTTTAACAattcttaattattatatataaatgaccatctaagttattattatttgtgataCTTTATAGACATGGCTGATTTACAAGACTACACTGCAAAAGTGTTGCTAATAATATCCACCATGTTGGTTGTATCCATAATaataaggagaagaagaaaacaaaatcaaataaagctTCCACCGAGCCCACCATCCCTACCCATCATTGGACACCTCCACCTTCTCTCTCCATTACCGCACCAAGATTTCCACAAGCTCTCAACCACCTATGGACCCATCATCCACCTCTGCCTCGGCTCTGCCACTTGCGTGGTGGCTTCCACCGCTGAAGCCGCCAAAGAGTTCCTCAAAATCCACGAAACCTCCTTCTCCGACCGCCCCACAAAAACCGTAGCCGTGGAGAGCCTGTCCTATGGATTCAAAGACTTCGTGTTTGCCCCGTACGGACCCTATTGGAAGTTCATGAAGAAGGTGTGTATGTCGGAGCTCCTGGGCGGAAAAATGCTCCACCAGCTCCTCCACGTGAGGCAGCAAGAGAGGAAGAGGTTCCTTAGCGGTTTGGCAAAGAAAGGGTTGGCCGGTGAGGCTGTAGATGTTGGGGCAGAACTCATGATGCTGACCAACAACGTGATATCGATGATGACGATGAGGCAGAAGAGTTGTTCTGAGGGGAGAGGAGAAGCGGAGGCGCTGAGAAAGGTGGTGGAGGACACGGTGGAGCTGAGCGGGAAGTTCAACGTGTCGGATTTCTTGTGGTTCATGAAGAGTGTTGATGTTCAGGGATTCAAGAAGAGGCTGAAGGAGATTCGGGTAAGGTTCGATGCCTTGCTGGACAGAGTGATTGAGGAGCATCAAcgtgaaagaagaaagaagaaggaagagggttCGACGACCGGTGATGACGATGATGTTAAGGATATACTTGATGTCCTTCTTGACATATCCGAAGATGAAACTGCTGAAATCAAATTGGATACAGACAACATCAAAGCCTTCATCATGGTCTGTTCATCCTGTGTCTTTAAATAATTTGACTCTTAACTATCAATTTTATTGTGAAGTTCTGCATCTGAATTTCATTGAGTACATATATAATCACTCCTTAATTTAAACATGGTAACTTGTAGGACATACTGGTTGGGGGGACTGACACAACCGCTGTGACAATGGAGTGGGCGATGGCTGAATTAATCAACAATCCTGGCGTTATGGAGAAAGCGCGTGAAGAGATCGATGCAGTTGTTGGAAATAAGAACAGGATCGTTGAAGAATGTGACATTCCCAACCTCCCTTACATACAAGCCATTGTGAAAGAAACACTAAGGCTTCACCCTCCAGGTGCATTGATCGTGAGGGAATGTTCTAGAACTGCCACGGTTGATGGCTATCACATTCCAGCAAGGACTCGTTTGTTTATCAATGCATGGTCCATTGGAAGGGACCCAAACCATTGGGAGAATCCCCTTGACTTCAGGCCTGAGAGGTTCATCGATCAAAATGGGAGTGCGTTGACTCATTTGGATGTTAGGGGTCAACACTTTGAGTTGATTCCGTTCGGAAGTGGAAGAAGAATGTGCCCTGGAATTTCTCTGGCTTTGCCGCTTGCATATGTGACACTGGCTTCGATGCTTCAGTGTTTTGAATGGAAGCTTGTCaatggtggtggtgatgggatcgtTGACATGGAAGAGAAGGCTGGCCTTGTTGTTCCCAGGGCTCACCCTGTTATATGTGTCCCTCTTCCTAGGCTTTATCCGTTTCCATCTATATGATATCAAATACAGACTCATATCTTGGTCCTTGTAGTGATTTATAAGTTATAACTTGTGATAATTTTATTCTGTatgatttattggaattataATGATGTctatgataaattaaaaattttggccGCACATATTTCTTACATTCAATCTCTTCAAAACATTGGCATTGCTCTCTTAATACTTTGATAAAGATgcctaaattaattttttaaaaaaatatttttaataattaaaacttaatatatataatcaattaaattatattatttttgttaaaattaggtcaaataaattaatttaatcaaaagataatgaatcaaattttaaattgatctaaattaatattattttgtataaaaaaataactataatatttttattataaaaaataactaaaatatttttattatatatattaattttaaaaattataaattctagtCTTTCTTTTCGttagaatttagagtttttaatatatatatatatatatatatatatatatataaaataagaatattttaattattttttataataaaaaaattatagttattttttataaaaaaatattaatttatatcagttcaaaatttaatttattaatttgttgGTTAAACTAATTTGTccagtctaattttaataaaaataatacattttaattgattatatatattaaattttaatttttaaaaaatatctaaaaaaatatttttaacatttttatctTCTCACGTGGAGTTTCTTCTTTAAATGCTTAGTCATCATTGTTAGAAACTGGCAACGttaagaaattatttaatttcttaatttatttgtaggtaatatatatattaattataattataaattatattattttaaattaaataatttatataatattaattttatttattgttataaatgttaaattaaataaattataattatttttaatttagaattaaataaaaataaaatcagatatttttttgaattttatatatgttatcttttgaattttagatatattattttttagactttagatattatttttatttaaattttaagatttaatgGATATCAtgttcaaatataaataatgtttTCAGGGTTTGATCTCTAATATACCAAAATTATCTcagcaatttttttattaaaaaagttatAATTCAGCCATCATATTAAAGATACAGAAGATTTTGATTAAAGAAGATAAACTATTCTTCCATTGATTTTTAATTGCTATAAATAAAAGTATGTTTTcatattatgatatatttttagtaatttaatatgaatgatatgaattaataaaataatttatttaaacagGCAATTCTTTTTTCGTCTTTCTTAGACAGTGATGATACTAAATTATTGATCATCTaacaatgagattagagaaaaaaataattttgaaagaatTCCAATATTAATAATGATTTTAATATTGAATTCAAATATTAGTACCAAAACATTATTCGAAAACGTCATAACATAACAAACTGAAGTGAGGTGTAGGGGTGGCCCCCATCCAGCGTGTCATTAACCAATTTATTCTCCGCCCATTGTTTTTGTGTTCTTCAGTTCTTGTTGCTTGCAACTTGGATCCCCCTTTTTTCTCTCTCCCTTCGGTCTCATCCATTTCCATTTTcttattattctctctctatttttAGATCTCCCTCAAAACAACAACCTAACCTATCCAATCCTTCAAAATCACACTCTTTTTCTCTCCAATCACATACTCTTGTTCTTTCCCTTATCAATGTCTTTCTTTTTTGTAGACATCTATAATCGGTTGAGTACCAAACGTTGTATTTGATTGAGAGTTTGAGATCCATCTTGTTTATATCAATCGTCATCGTCATAGCATCACTACCACAGCACTACCTGGttgattatatttatttaattattgttgGAAGAGTAAGAGGAGGATAGTAATGGTGACGGTGAATCTGGGGATGCTTCATTATGTGTTGGACCACGTGTATGGTGCATTCATGCACCGTACAAAGATGAGCACGCCATTCTTCTCGAGAGGATGGGGTGGCACGAAGCTGGAGATGCTGGAGAGGATGATAAAGCAGTTGTTCCCTGAAGTTGCCGGCCAGAACTGGCCACCCACCGTGATTCAGCCACTTTGGAAGACCGTTTGGGAGACAAGAACGGCTTCC contains:
- the LOC140173603 gene encoding cytochrome P450 93A3-like translates to MEWAMAELINNPRVMEKARQELDAVMLGKNRIVDESDIVNLPYIQAIVRETSRRVVVDGYDIPAKTRLDPNHWENPLDFRPERFIDEDGEYCEPFGFGSGRKMGPGISLALPLLHATLAAMAQCFELKLDGILDMEEKPGLVVPRAHSVTCVPLPRIHPFPSI
- the LOC112696086 gene encoding cytochrome P450 93A3, producing the protein MMKMMFSDMADLQDYTAKVLLIISTMLVVSIIIRRRRKQNQIKLPPSPPSLPIIGHLHLLSPLPHQDFHKLSTTYGPIIHLCLGSATCVVASTAEAAKEFLKIHETSFSDRPTKTVAVESLSYGFKDFVFAPYGPYWKFMKKVCMSELLGGKMLHQLLHVRQQERKRFLSGLAKKGLAGEAVDVGAELMMLTNNVISMMTMRQKSCSEGRGEAEALRKVVEDTVELSGKFNVSDFLWFMKSVDVQGFKKRLKEIRVRFDALLDRVIEEHQRERRKKKEEGSTTGDDDDVKDILDVLLDISEDETAEIKLDTDNIKAFIMDILVGGTDTTAVTMEWAMAELINNPGVMEKAREEIDAVVGNKNRIVEECDIPNLPYIQAIVKETLRLHPPGALIVRECSRTATVDGYHIPARTRLFINAWSIGRDPNHWENPLDFRPERFIDQNGSALTHLDVRGQHFELIPFGSGRRMCPGISLALPLAYVTLASMLQCFEWKLVNGGGDGIVDMEEKAGLVVPRAHPVICVPLPRLYPFPSI